In Dermacentor andersoni chromosome 4, qqDerAnde1_hic_scaffold, whole genome shotgun sequence, the following proteins share a genomic window:
- the LOC140217067 gene encoding uncharacterized protein → MSQEREKQTLKPNAGTRISEGLPAYFTKAKPRSRSSTYGRRVEGSSRAAKAADVGRGTPCSALPKDYRVILPPLPTGEGQRRAVVLHCDVTGRPYRIDDFRKPLKDAGVIQQVGGIGAYQMSHVWLLNMKTDEAKQTLLDAGPLLVKNRPCLVIDPARQELRIKLHWVALDVTSETIRRAFREYGEIKEVISDRWKAEDFEGAESTTRLVRLLLRDGVTPDRIPHQMRLGSGTALVVVPGRAPLCLRCHNTGHIRRECRVPRCAACRAFGHEQANCTRSYARVASVGGEADRSEMLMDEEEAETVAGMVASINDAAAVAASTSSAGSQENKAADARAADATLEDASTGKYEEGSAERPSETHSLGKQLPLSASGSGEKTAELKTAVSEVVATLENSDSTDEAAMDAETTPTKRRLSKASTASQDSRLRATEKRGTEPGTKKPRVATSHQRSASLTRGGGKSTP, encoded by the exons ATGTCCCAGGAGCGTGAAAAGCAGACGCTGAAGCCTAACGCGGGCACAAGGATTTCGGAAGGCCTTCCAGCGTATTTCACAAAAGCCAAGCCTCGGTCCCGCTCATCGACA TACGGACGCAGAGTGGAGGGCTCCTCGAGAGCTGCGAAAGCGGCCGACGTTGGCCGTGGTACCCCGTGTTCTGCGTTGCCCAAGGATTACCGTGTCATCTTGCCTCCGTTACCAACAGGTGAAGGACAAAGGCGCGCAGTTGTATTGCACTGCGACGTCACTGGACGGCCTTATAGAATCGACGACTTCCGGAAGCCCTTGAAGGATGCTGGAGTAATTCAGCAAGTAGGTGGAATTGGTGCCTACCAAATGTCGCACGTGTGGCTGCTGAACATGAAGACAGATGAAGCAAAGCAGACGCTGCTAGACGCCGGACCACTACTGGTGAAGAACCGGCCATGCCTCGTCATTGATCCAGCGAGGCAAGAACTCAGGATTAAGCTACATTGGGTCGCGTTAGACGTCACCTCTGAGACCATTCGACGAGCCTTCCGAGAGTATGGCGAGATAAAGGAGGTCATCAGTGATCGGTGGAAGGCCGAGGACTTTGAGGGCGCCGAGTCAACGACTCGTCTAGTTCGTCTTCTGCTGCGCGATGGTGTCACACCAGACCGCATCCCACATCAAATGCGCCTGGGTAGCGGCACTGCGCTAGTGGTTGTGCCTGGACGTGCCCCGTTATGCCTTCGTTGTCACAACACTGGACACATACGACGTGAATGCCGAGTGCCCAGGTGTGCTGCCTGCCGAGCGTTCGGGCATGAGCAGGCTAATTGTACTCGCTCGTACGCCAGAGTTGCAAGCGTAGGCGGTGAAGCAGACCGGAGCGAGATGCTCATGGACGAAGAGGAAGCGGAGACCGTGGCTGGGATGGTGGCGTCTATCAACGACGCGGCCGCGGTGGCGGCGTCCACCAGCTCAGCAGGTTCGCAAGAGAACAAGGCTGCCGACGCTCGGGCAGCAGACGCCACTCTGGAAGACGCTTCGACAGGAAAGTACGAAGAAGGTTCGGCAGAGCGCCCTTCTGAAACCCACTCTTTAGGAAAGCAGCTGCCACTAAGTGCGTCCGGGAGTGGTGAGAAAACAGCTGAACTCAAGACCGCAGTAAGCGAGGTCGTTGCGACGCTCGAAAACAGTGATTCGACGGATGAGGCTGCAATGGACGCCGAGACAACACCTACGAAGCGCCGACTCAGCAAAGCAAGCACGGCTTCTCAAGACAGCCGGCTACGAGCAACGGAGAAGCGTGGGACCGAGCCTGGAACCAAAAAGCCTCGGGTGGCCACCAGCCATCAGCGGTCGGCGTCGCTTACACGCGGCGGCGGCAAGTCGACGCCCTGA